From Candidatus Methylacidiphilales bacterium, one genomic window encodes:
- a CDS encoding AraC family transcriptional regulator, producing MDRAIKVLHKSIISELTSILPIQIDRPRLEHCEPAWRWVPAPFGDFDIWIVLAGRGRLVFGDTPYALRAGIGFVFQPGDRIEATHDSENPLVVFACHFLRTEPQLETSRFFPHLFHYTISDIDFTGRCAEQATHAYEQGPAGRLLAAAFVGQLVSQGLLLSERRHAAHPADEKLAALALEIRSRPGAEWDAPSMASRCALSIPQFNRRFLQAFGLSARQYVLRERINRAATLLRETELSIQEIAAALGYRDVFYFHRQFRQLLGQTPLEMRRLSGRRKTGVHR from the coding sequence ATGGACAGAGCAATCAAAGTATTGCATAAATCGATCATAAGCGAACTCACCTCCATCCTTCCGATTCAAATTGACCGGCCGCGCCTGGAACACTGCGAACCTGCCTGGCGCTGGGTGCCCGCGCCTTTTGGTGATTTCGATATTTGGATTGTTCTCGCGGGGCGGGGAAGGCTGGTTTTTGGCGATACTCCGTACGCCTTGCGGGCCGGAATCGGTTTTGTCTTTCAACCCGGGGATCGTATCGAAGCCACGCACGATTCCGAAAATCCGTTGGTGGTGTTTGCCTGTCACTTTCTCCGCACAGAGCCACAGTTGGAAACGAGCCGTTTCTTTCCACACCTGTTTCATTATACCATCAGCGACATCGACTTCACCGGACGCTGTGCGGAACAGGCAACCCATGCCTACGAGCAAGGCCCGGCGGGCCGATTGCTCGCGGCGGCCTTCGTTGGGCAGCTTGTTTCGCAAGGCCTTTTGCTCAGTGAGCGAAGGCATGCGGCCCATCCGGCTGACGAAAAGCTTGCCGCGCTTGCCTTGGAAATCCGTTCCCGGCCCGGCGCGGAGTGGGACGCGCCGTCAATGGCAAGCCGCTGTGCTCTTTCTATCCCTCAATTCAACCGCCGCTTTTTGCAGGCGTTCGGATTGTCGGCGCGGCAATATGTTCTTCGCGAGCGCATCAACCGGGCTGCGACCCTGCTGCGGGAAACGGAGTTGTCGATCCAGGAAATCGCCGCTGCTCTCGGTTATCGCGATGTTTTTTATTTTCATCGTCAGTTCCGGCAATTGCTGGGCCAGACCCCGCTCGAGATGCGGCGGTTATCGGGAAGGCGCAAAACAGGGGTTCACCGCTGA
- the ubiA gene encoding putative 4-hydroxybenzoate polyprenyltransferase: MSSRPLSLASRVAGLFEFVKFSHTIFALPFALMSMLVAGQGRPGWRALFWILLCMVGARTAAMCFNRLADWEIDKQNPRTALRHTLIPKSLGWALMSVSLALLVFGAWRLNPLCLYLSPLAIVLVLSYSLTKRFTAYSHFFLGLALSAAPMGAWAALRGELTSLAPWVLAASVLAWVFGFDLIYATLDMEFDRSKGLYSFPARYGLRPSLRLAQVLHVAAAIGFACFGWIAGLGPIYAVAWALASAGLLYEHRLCRTSDPVSINKAFFQVNAFVSITLLLGACLDLWIRR; the protein is encoded by the coding sequence CCGCGTGGCAGGCTTGTTTGAATTCGTCAAATTTTCACACACGATTTTCGCGCTGCCTTTTGCGTTGATGTCCATGCTGGTGGCGGGGCAGGGAAGACCCGGCTGGCGCGCCTTGTTTTGGATTTTGCTTTGCATGGTGGGCGCCCGCACAGCAGCCATGTGTTTCAACCGCCTGGCGGATTGGGAAATCGACAAACAAAATCCGCGCACGGCATTACGCCACACCTTGATTCCAAAATCGCTGGGCTGGGCATTGATGTCCGTTTCGCTGGCCCTGCTGGTTTTCGGCGCGTGGCGGTTGAATCCGCTTTGTTTGTATCTGAGCCCGCTGGCGATCGTGCTGGTCTTGTCCTATTCGCTGACCAAACGGTTCACGGCCTATTCGCATTTCTTTCTGGGTCTGGCCTTGAGCGCCGCGCCCATGGGCGCATGGGCCGCGCTGCGCGGCGAATTGACTTCGCTTGCGCCCTGGGTACTGGCCGCATCGGTGCTGGCCTGGGTTTTTGGGTTCGACTTGATTTACGCGACGCTCGACATGGAATTTGATCGGAGCAAGGGGCTTTACAGTTTTCCCGCCCGTTACGGTTTGAGGCCGAGCCTGCGTCTGGCCCAGGTGCTGCATGTTGCGGCGGCTATCGGGTTTGCCTGTTTTGGATGGATCGCGGGGCTGGGGCCGATTTATGCCGTGGCTTGGGCGCTGGCCTCGGCCGGCCTTCTCTATGAACACCGCTTGTGCAGGACTTCCGACCCGGTATCCATCAATAAAGCTTTCTTTCAGGTCAACGCCTTCGTTAGCATAACGCTCTTGCTCGGAGCATGTTTGGATTTATGGATACGACGTTGA
- a CDS encoding menaquinone biosynthesis protein: MSCSDCTLERLARHSIGSVPYLNVRPLVHALPDNIKYLEPVPLARDFAAGKFDIALLPVAASFESPGCRIVDGPAIASDGPVRSVILVLEKPLQQARTIALDSASKTSANLVKVLCERHWGIFPAYVPEGVPADAELWIGDRALKIQGGNSRREILDLGAAWKEFTGLPFIYAAWVIAPHSEIAPDEIELFRRKSLEGLEARGRIAGNPVELDYLTNCIRYKMDSSYKLGMARFAEELRNLGLLPAGAPGLPSFI; the protein is encoded by the coding sequence ATGAGTTGTTCCGATTGCACCTTGGAACGGCTGGCCCGGCATTCCATCGGTTCTGTGCCTTACCTGAATGTCAGGCCGCTGGTGCATGCGTTGCCTGACAACATAAAATATCTGGAACCGGTTCCGTTGGCGCGGGATTTTGCCGCGGGCAAGTTCGACATCGCGTTGCTGCCGGTTGCGGCGTCATTTGAGAGTCCGGGTTGCCGGATTGTGGACGGACCGGCCATTGCCTCCGACGGGCCGGTTCGCAGCGTTATTCTGGTACTGGAGAAACCGTTGCAGCAGGCGCGTACAATAGCGCTGGATTCCGCCTCCAAAACTTCCGCCAATCTGGTCAAGGTTCTGTGCGAGAGGCATTGGGGTATTTTTCCGGCCTACGTGCCCGAGGGAGTTCCGGCGGATGCGGAGCTGTGGATTGGAGACCGGGCCTTGAAAATTCAGGGCGGCAATTCCCGGCGCGAAATCCTGGATTTGGGCGCTGCATGGAAGGAATTCACGGGCCTGCCCTTTATCTATGCGGCGTGGGTGATTGCGCCGCATTCGGAAATCGCTCCGGACGAGATCGAACTGTTCCGGCGCAAAAGCCTGGAAGGATTGGAGGCGCGCGGGCGGATTGCAGGGAATCCTGTCGAACTGGATTATCTGACAAATTGCATTCGCTATAAGATGGACTCCTCGTACAAGCTTGGCATGGCCCGCTTTGCGGAGGAATTGAGGAATCTCGGCCTGCTGCCCGCCGGAGCGCCCGGGCTGCCAAGCTTCATTTAA
- the mqnE gene encoding aminofutalosine synthase MqnE produces MDTTLKGRLAAIEEKVFSRDRISDEEALCLLRHAELHDLGRMANFVREAKNGNEATYVINRYLNYSNICILDCQFCSFARKKRDADAFEYSTAEMVEAARQSVKDGVTEIHIVGGLHPGLPFDYYTGMLAELKKVDPKLSLKAFTAIEIRHLAERVAKKSIRETLELLQESGLDALTGGGAEIFDPAVRDKICRGKETADEWLEVHREWHRMGRRSTCTMLYGHVETIEQRIDHLRRLRELQDETGGFTAFIPYAFEPENNELSHLKRISGLDELRTLALARIYLDNFDHLTAYWISTGLSLATVSLSYGVDDLHGTIVEEKIFHMAGAKTPAAMTVGRLEKAIREAGRNPRQRDTVYRKIPGENRGRSPVLQQS; encoded by the coding sequence ATGGATACGACGTTGAAAGGCCGGCTGGCTGCCATCGAAGAAAAAGTTTTTTCGCGGGATCGGATCTCCGATGAGGAAGCGCTGTGCCTGCTCCGCCATGCGGAACTGCATGATCTCGGACGGATGGCCAACTTCGTGCGCGAAGCCAAAAACGGCAACGAAGCCACCTACGTCATCAATCGTTACCTGAATTATTCCAACATCTGCATCCTCGACTGCCAGTTCTGCTCCTTTGCCCGGAAGAAACGGGACGCCGATGCCTTTGAATATTCCACTGCGGAGATGGTCGAGGCTGCGCGGCAGTCGGTGAAGGATGGCGTTACTGAAATTCATATCGTCGGCGGCCTGCATCCCGGGCTGCCGTTTGATTATTACACCGGAATGTTAGCCGAGTTGAAAAAGGTGGATCCCAAGCTGTCGCTCAAAGCCTTTACCGCCATCGAAATCCGGCATCTGGCCGAGCGGGTGGCGAAGAAATCGATCCGTGAAACGCTGGAGCTTTTACAGGAATCCGGCCTCGACGCGTTGACCGGCGGCGGGGCCGAGATTTTCGATCCGGCGGTGCGCGACAAAATCTGCCGCGGAAAAGAAACCGCCGACGAATGGCTGGAGGTGCATCGCGAATGGCATCGCATGGGCCGGCGCAGCACCTGCACGATGTTGTACGGGCATGTGGAGACGATTGAGCAACGCATCGATCATCTGCGCCGCCTGCGCGAATTGCAGGATGAAACCGGCGGTTTCACGGCTTTCATTCCGTATGCCTTCGAGCCTGAGAACAACGAACTCAGTCATTTGAAACGCATCTCCGGTTTGGATGAGCTTCGGACCCTTGCCCTGGCGCGGATTTATCTGGATAACTTCGACCATCTCACGGCGTATTGGATCAGTACGGGCTTGTCCCTGGCGACAGTGAGCCTGAGCTATGGGGTGGATGACCTGCACGGCACAATCGTGGAGGAAAAAATATTTCACATGGCGGGGGCCAAAACCCCGGCAGCCATGACGGTGGGGCGGCTGGAAAAGGCGATCCGCGAGGCGGGCCGGAATCCCCGCCAGCGCGACACGGTCTATCGCAAGATTCCGGGTGAAAACCGCGGAAGAAGCCCCGTGCTTCAACAATCCTGA
- a CDS encoding phytanoyl-CoA dioxygenase family protein, whose product MNLQDSSLPVCPKRLSNDQIMQYQTQGYLAFCNVLTPQEVGQCCQALERTARELVESNDSRYTPPRLGKRDNRLGASYQRPKSRSMIQVEPEFDPTGRSFEEINGYIRKFMSFCDEDEVFQKIVSPGSRLHDVVSSLIGPDPILFQEMALVKPALIGSEKPWHQDNAYFSVTPLDQIIGVWIALDDATVENGCMNVIPGGHKEGGFKHHHGMDCEIDPALLKVERARPVPLPAGGALFFYGMIPHETARNRSSQRRRALQFHYRGAETQILDDAAYDALFMDRLGVAASCRAASKHGF is encoded by the coding sequence ATGAACCTTCAAGATTCCTCCTTGCCGGTATGTCCGAAAAGGCTCTCGAACGATCAAATCATGCAATATCAAACGCAAGGCTACCTCGCCTTTTGCAATGTCCTGACACCTCAGGAAGTCGGGCAATGTTGCCAGGCGCTTGAGCGCACGGCCCGCGAGCTTGTCGAATCAAATGACTCGCGTTACACCCCGCCACGCCTCGGCAAACGCGACAACCGTCTCGGAGCCTCCTACCAGCGTCCGAAAAGTCGCTCGATGATCCAAGTCGAGCCGGAGTTCGATCCAACTGGACGAAGCTTCGAGGAAATCAACGGTTATATCCGGAAATTTATGTCATTTTGTGATGAGGATGAAGTGTTTCAGAAAATCGTGTCTCCCGGCAGCCGCCTGCATGACGTGGTTTCGTCTTTGATCGGCCCCGATCCGATTCTTTTTCAGGAGATGGCTTTGGTAAAGCCCGCGCTCATCGGGAGCGAAAAACCCTGGCACCAGGACAACGCGTACTTCTCCGTGACACCGCTCGATCAAATCATCGGAGTCTGGATCGCACTGGATGATGCCACGGTGGAAAACGGTTGCATGAACGTGATCCCGGGCGGCCACAAAGAGGGTGGATTCAAGCACCATCACGGAATGGATTGCGAGATCGATCCCGCACTGCTCAAGGTCGAGCGGGCGCGGCCCGTTCCGCTCCCGGCGGGCGGAGCACTGTTTTTCTACGGCATGATTCCTCACGAGACAGCGCGCAATCGTTCGTCTCAACGCCGGCGCGCGTTACAGTTCCACTACCGCGGTGCGGAAACGCAAATTTTAGACGATGCGGCCTACGACGCCCTTTTCATGGACCGGCTGGGGGTTGCCGCATCCTGCCGGGCGGCTTCAAAGCATGGTTTCTAG
- a CDS encoding uroporphyrinogen decarboxylase family protein has translation MTTDAQKISSAHARLGIRRKGEIVPREEYLDYMTFRTNARPMFTEIFGPIIGLKEEWATQGATAEELDFSAFHYRWAESFWLPTQCGWLGGDPDEILEETEDLLVYRDAMGRKMEMSKKNSTLALPATHPVKTMQDWLRIKHHYEFCEERLSGNWRPPSPGMTTVAAIPGGFDEPRQLMGEEALAIACYEEPELIHDILQTIGQTAFRVLERMTKEVKVDLLHVHEDMAGCSGPLFGPRQVMEFIVPYYRSIWDLLSSRGTRLFMQDSDGDMRPVIPSFLEAGVNFMYPCEPMAGMDIVQLRAQYGNRLAFMGGIDKHILRQSKEKITAELEYKIPPMVRSGGCILGLDHRVPNGTPLSSYRFYIQKAWEIMDRVGRE, from the coding sequence ATGACTACAGACGCACAAAAGATCAGTTCGGCCCATGCGCGCCTGGGCATTCGCCGCAAGGGCGAAATCGTGCCGCGCGAGGAATATCTTGATTACATGACTTTTCGGACGAACGCCCGTCCGATGTTCACGGAGATTTTCGGCCCTATCATTGGGCTCAAAGAGGAATGGGCGACCCAGGGCGCAACTGCGGAGGAATTGGACTTTTCCGCATTCCACTATCGTTGGGCCGAGAGTTTTTGGCTTCCAACCCAGTGTGGATGGCTCGGAGGCGATCCCGATGAAATTCTCGAAGAAACAGAAGACCTTCTGGTGTATCGCGATGCAATGGGGCGCAAGATGGAGATGAGCAAAAAAAACTCCACGCTCGCCTTGCCTGCGACGCATCCGGTCAAGACCATGCAGGATTGGTTGCGCATCAAACATCACTATGAGTTTTGCGAGGAGCGGTTGTCAGGAAATTGGCGGCCACCTTCTCCTGGAATGACAACAGTCGCTGCGATCCCGGGAGGATTTGACGAGCCTCGGCAGTTGATGGGGGAGGAAGCGCTGGCAATAGCGTGTTATGAGGAGCCGGAACTCATCCATGACATTCTTCAGACCATCGGCCAAACCGCCTTCCGCGTGCTGGAACGCATGACTAAGGAGGTAAAGGTGGATCTGTTGCATGTACATGAAGACATGGCGGGCTGCAGCGGGCCGTTGTTTGGGCCCAGGCAGGTCATGGAATTCATCGTTCCATATTACCGGTCCATCTGGGATTTATTGAGCAGCCGCGGAACGCGCCTGTTCATGCAGGACAGCGACGGCGACATGAGGCCTGTGATTCCCTCTTTTCTGGAGGCGGGCGTCAATTTCATGTATCCCTGCGAACCCATGGCGGGGATGGATATCGTTCAATTACGAGCACAATACGGCAATCGACTGGCCTTCATGGGCGGGATTGACAAGCACATTCTCCGCCAGAGCAAGGAGAAGATCACAGCCGAATTGGAATACAAGATCCCGCCGATGGTGCGTAGCGGCGGCTGTATCCTGGGGCTGGACCACCGGGTGCCCAACGGCACGCCGCTTTCAAGCTACCGGTTCTATATTCAAAAGGCCTGGGAGATTATGGATCGGGTGGGCCGGGAATAG